In Chromobacterium rhizoryzae, one genomic interval encodes:
- the nirB gene encoding nitrite reductase large subunit NirB: MTKPKLVVVGNGMAGIRTVEELLTLAPDLYDITVFGAEPHPNYNRIQLSPVLAGEQTFDDIVLNPRAWYAERGISLYTGKTVVELDRARRLVRADDGSVAPYDRLLLATGSLPVMLPLPGRDLAGVIGYRDIRDTEAMLAASAGGGRAVVIGGGLLGLEAAYGLKQRGMDVTVVHLADWLLERQLDPAAAQLLQASLEARGLRFLLGRQTAALLDDGHGAVAAARLADGETLEAKLVVMAVGIRPNIALAAGAGLHCERGVVVSDALQTFDPRIYAVGECVSHRGVCYGLVAPLFEQAKVCANHLAQLGSSRYQGSVMATKLKVTGIDLFSAGNFIGGGDCEEIVLSDPASGLYKKLVLREDKLIGVCLYGDTADGAWYFKLLREQRAIGDLRERLIFGETAIGDVGVQGQSRAAGMQDGDEVCGCNGVSKGAIVKAIKENGLFTLDEVKKCTKAGSSCGSCSGLVEQILMNTVGASFQEAPKTKAVCGCTEHSHAEVRKAIRDHRLLDHAAVYHFLEWRTPNGCASCRPAINYYLLSTWPREAVDDPQSRFVNERAHANIQKDGTFSVIPQMKGGVTNAAELRRIADVADKYQVPMLKVTGGQRIDLLGIRKEDLIDVWKDLGMQSGHAYGKSIRTVKTCVGSEFCRFGTQNSTQMGIDLETMLANMWAPHKVKLAVSGCPRNCAEAGIKDVGVIAVDSGWELYVGGNGGIKTEVAQFLCKVKTAEEVKEYSGAFLQLYREEGYYLDRTVRYIARVGLDYIKARVVDDAANRQALYQRLLFALEGLPDPWAARIAGAQRQEYIPLKVIA, encoded by the coding sequence ATGACCAAACCCAAACTCGTGGTGGTCGGCAACGGCATGGCCGGCATCCGCACCGTGGAAGAGCTGCTGACGCTGGCGCCGGACCTGTACGACATCACCGTGTTCGGCGCCGAGCCGCACCCCAATTACAACCGCATCCAGCTGTCGCCGGTGCTGGCCGGCGAACAGACCTTCGACGACATCGTGCTCAATCCGCGCGCCTGGTACGCCGAACGCGGCATCAGCCTTTACACCGGCAAGACCGTGGTGGAGCTGGACCGCGCGCGCCGCCTGGTGCGCGCCGACGACGGCAGCGTCGCCCCTTACGACAGGCTGCTGCTCGCCACCGGCTCGCTGCCGGTGATGCTGCCGCTGCCGGGCCGCGATCTCGCCGGCGTCATCGGCTACCGCGACATCCGCGACACCGAAGCCATGCTGGCGGCCAGCGCCGGCGGCGGCCGGGCGGTGGTGATAGGCGGCGGCCTGCTCGGCCTGGAAGCCGCCTACGGCCTGAAGCAGCGCGGCATGGACGTCACCGTGGTCCACCTGGCGGACTGGCTGCTGGAAAGACAACTGGACCCCGCTGCCGCCCAGTTGCTGCAGGCCTCGCTGGAAGCGCGCGGCCTGCGCTTCCTGCTGGGCCGCCAGACCGCCGCGCTGCTGGACGACGGCCATGGCGCGGTGGCGGCGGCGCGGCTCGCCGACGGCGAAACCCTGGAGGCCAAGCTGGTGGTGATGGCGGTGGGCATCCGCCCCAATATCGCGCTGGCCGCCGGCGCCGGCCTGCACTGCGAGCGCGGCGTGGTGGTCAGCGACGCGCTGCAGACCTTCGACCCGCGCATCTACGCGGTGGGCGAATGCGTCAGCCACCGCGGCGTCTGCTACGGGCTGGTGGCGCCGCTGTTCGAACAGGCCAAGGTCTGCGCCAACCACCTGGCGCAGCTGGGCAGCAGCCGCTATCAGGGCTCGGTGATGGCCACCAAGCTCAAGGTCACCGGCATCGATCTGTTCTCCGCCGGCAACTTCATCGGCGGCGGCGATTGCGAAGAGATCGTGCTATCCGACCCGGCCAGCGGTCTGTACAAGAAACTGGTGCTGCGCGAGGACAAGCTGATCGGCGTCTGCCTGTACGGCGACACCGCCGACGGCGCCTGGTACTTCAAGCTGCTGCGCGAGCAGCGCGCGATAGGCGATCTGCGCGAGCGGCTGATCTTCGGCGAAACCGCCATCGGCGACGTCGGCGTCCAAGGCCAGAGCCGCGCCGCCGGCATGCAGGACGGCGACGAAGTCTGCGGCTGCAACGGCGTCAGCAAGGGCGCCATCGTCAAGGCGATCAAGGAAAACGGCCTGTTCACCCTGGACGAGGTCAAAAAATGCACCAAGGCCGGCAGCTCTTGCGGCTCCTGCAGCGGCCTGGTGGAGCAGATCCTGATGAACACGGTGGGCGCGAGCTTCCAGGAAGCGCCCAAGACCAAGGCGGTCTGCGGCTGCACCGAGCACAGCCACGCCGAGGTGCGCAAGGCCATCCGCGACCACCGCCTGCTGGACCACGCCGCGGTCTACCACTTCCTGGAATGGCGCACGCCCAACGGCTGCGCCAGCTGCCGCCCGGCGATCAACTACTACCTGCTGTCCACCTGGCCGCGCGAGGCGGTGGACGATCCGCAAAGCCGCTTCGTCAACGAGCGGGCGCACGCCAATATCCAGAAGGACGGCACCTTCTCGGTGATCCCGCAGATGAAGGGCGGCGTCACCAACGCCGCCGAGCTGCGCCGCATCGCCGACGTGGCCGACAAATACCAGGTGCCCATGCTCAAGGTCACCGGCGGCCAGCGCATCGACCTGCTGGGCATCCGCAAGGAAGACCTGATCGATGTCTGGAAAGACCTGGGCATGCAATCCGGCCACGCCTACGGCAAATCCATCCGCACCGTGAAAACCTGCGTCGGCAGCGAATTCTGCCGTTTCGGCACCCAGAACAGCACCCAGATGGGCATAGACCTGGAAACTATGCTGGCCAATATGTGGGCGCCGCACAAGGTCAAGCTGGCGGTGTCCGGCTGCCCGCGCAACTGCGCCGAAGCCGGCATCAAGGACGTGGGCGTGATCGCGGTGGATTCCGGCTGGGAGCTGTACGTGGGCGGCAACGGCGGCATCAAGACCGAAGTGGCGCAATTCCTGTGCAAGGTGAAGACCGCCGAAGAGGTGAAGGAATACAGCGGCGCCTTCCTGCAGCTCTACCGCGAGGAGGGCTATTACCTGGACCGCACCGTCCGCTACATCGCCCGCGTCGGCCTGGACTACATCAAGGCGCGGGTGGTGGACGACGCCGCCAACCGCCAGGCCTTGTACCAGCGGCTGCTGTTCGCGCTGGAAGGCCTGCCCGACCCCTGGGCCGCCCGCATCGCCGGCGCGCAGCGCCAGGAATACATCCCCTTGAAAGTCATCGCCTGA
- a CDS encoding MFS transporter: protein MDRSFWHTGHKPTLLSAFLYFDLSFMVWYLLGPLQVPIAAALDLDTQERALMVATPILAGALLRLAVGMLADRIGAKRTGLIAQIVVIAALLAAWRVGLSSLGGALLLGLFLGVAGASFAVALPLASRWYPPAHQGTALGIAGAGNSGTVLAALFAPALALQFGWQNVFGLACLPLLLALLLFARLAKDAPGAPPPKRWADYLAVLAQRDAWWLMLFYAITFGGFAGFASALPGYFHDQFGFDAKTAGLYTAACVFAGSMMRPLGGVLADRVGGTRSLLAVYLAVAALLFAAGLEAGGAGGALLLFVLAMLCLGAGNGAVFQLVPQRFGGEIGAVTGLIGMAGGVGGFLLAAGLGVIKQASGGYAIGLWLYAALALAGWAGLAGLRQRWRAGWSLASARL, encoded by the coding sequence ATGGACCGTTCTTTCTGGCACACCGGGCACAAGCCCACCTTGCTGTCCGCCTTTCTCTACTTCGACCTCAGCTTCATGGTCTGGTATCTGCTGGGCCCGCTGCAGGTGCCCATCGCCGCCGCGCTGGACCTGGACACCCAAGAACGCGCGCTGATGGTGGCCACTCCCATCCTGGCCGGCGCGCTGCTGCGGCTGGCCGTCGGCATGCTGGCGGACCGCATCGGCGCCAAGCGCACCGGGCTGATCGCCCAGATCGTCGTCATCGCCGCCTTGCTCGCCGCCTGGCGCGTCGGCCTCTCCAGCCTGGGCGGCGCGCTGCTGCTGGGCCTGTTCCTGGGCGTGGCCGGCGCCTCCTTCGCCGTGGCGCTGCCGCTGGCCTCGCGCTGGTATCCGCCGGCGCATCAGGGCACGGCGCTGGGCATCGCCGGCGCCGGCAACTCCGGCACCGTGCTGGCGGCGCTGTTCGCGCCGGCGCTGGCGCTGCAGTTCGGCTGGCAGAACGTGTTCGGCCTCGCCTGTCTGCCGCTGCTGCTGGCGCTGCTGCTGTTCGCCCGGCTGGCCAAGGACGCGCCAGGCGCGCCGCCGCCCAAGCGCTGGGCCGATTATCTGGCGGTGCTGGCCCAGCGCGACGCCTGGTGGCTGATGCTGTTCTACGCCATCACCTTCGGCGGTTTCGCCGGCTTCGCCAGCGCGCTGCCCGGCTATTTCCACGACCAGTTCGGCTTCGACGCCAAGACCGCCGGGCTCTATACCGCCGCCTGCGTGTTCGCCGGCTCGATGATGCGGCCGCTGGGCGGCGTACTGGCGGACCGCGTCGGCGGCACCCGCTCGCTGCTGGCCGTCTACCTGGCGGTGGCGGCGCTGCTGTTCGCCGCCGGACTGGAAGCGGGCGGCGCCGGCGGCGCGCTGCTGCTGTTCGTGCTGGCCATGCTCTGCCTCGGCGCCGGCAACGGCGCGGTGTTCCAGCTGGTGCCGCAGCGCTTCGGCGGCGAGATCGGCGCGGTCACCGGCCTGATCGGCATGGCCGGCGGCGTCGGCGGCTTCCTGCTGGCTGCCGGCCTGGGCGTGATCAAGCAGGCCAGCGGCGGCTACGCCATCGGACTGTGGCTGTACGCCGCGCTGGCCTTGGCCGGCTGGGCCGGCCTGGCCGGGCTGCGCCAGCGCTGGCGCGCCGGCTGGTCTCTCGCCAGCGCCCGGCTCTGA
- a CDS encoding CmpA/NrtA family ABC transporter substrate-binding protein has protein sequence MTVPHRLRLGYLPLTDSAPLIVARQLGLDRRHGLELELLRQPSWSAVRDKLLDGRLHAAAALYGLAYGMQLGLAGPQADMALLMTLNQNGQAITLSHPLADALAAAPQQALPRRVRQGGAPLTLAHTFPAGTHALWLNYWLAAQGLDPLRDARLVVIPPPQMGAALEAGQLDGFCAGEPWHQQAAARQAGRIAVASGEIWPGHPEKALLCRRGFAQEEPAAAAALIMALLEACRWLEHGENRRQAARWLARPEHIALPETLIAATLPSAAAGASALRFFDQGRVNYPYPSDGVWFIDQFRRWGWLRGDEDAQAVAAAVSQSRLYRQAADALGLPAPARPQRRSRLCDGVEWDGRPRYPATERLLD, from the coding sequence ATGACCGTCCCCCACCGCCTGCGCCTGGGCTATCTGCCGCTGACCGACAGCGCGCCGCTGATCGTCGCGCGCCAGCTCGGCCTGGACCGCCGCCACGGCCTGGAACTGGAATTGCTGCGCCAGCCTTCGTGGAGCGCGGTGCGCGACAAGCTGCTGGACGGCCGCCTGCACGCCGCCGCGGCGCTGTACGGCCTGGCCTACGGCATGCAGCTGGGCCTCGCCGGCCCGCAAGCGGACATGGCGCTGCTGATGACGCTGAACCAGAACGGCCAGGCCATCACCCTCAGCCATCCGCTGGCCGACGCTCTGGCGGCGGCGCCGCAGCAGGCCTTGCCGCGCCGCGTCCGCCAAGGCGGCGCGCCGCTGACGCTGGCGCACACCTTTCCCGCCGGCACCCACGCGCTATGGCTCAATTACTGGCTGGCGGCGCAAGGCCTGGACCCGCTGCGCGACGCGCGCCTGGTGGTGATTCCGCCGCCGCAGATGGGCGCGGCGCTGGAAGCCGGCCAGCTGGACGGTTTTTGCGCCGGCGAGCCCTGGCACCAGCAGGCGGCGGCGCGCCAGGCCGGCCGCATCGCCGTCGCCAGCGGCGAGATCTGGCCCGGCCACCCGGAAAAAGCCCTGCTCTGCCGCCGTGGTTTCGCGCAAGAAGAACCGGCCGCCGCCGCCGCGCTGATCATGGCGCTGCTGGAAGCCTGCCGCTGGCTGGAGCACGGCGAAAACCGCCGCCAAGCGGCGCGCTGGCTGGCGCGGCCGGAGCATATCGCCCTGCCGGAAACGCTGATCGCCGCCACCCTGCCCTCGGCCGCCGCCGGCGCGTCGGCGCTGCGCTTCTTCGACCAGGGCCGGGTCAACTATCCCTATCCGTCCGACGGCGTCTGGTTCATCGACCAGTTCCGCCGCTGGGGCTGGCTGCGCGGCGACGAGGACGCGCAGGCCGTGGCCGCCGCGGTGAGCCAGAGCCGGCTTTACCGGCAGGCGGCGGACGCGCTGGGCCTGCCCGCGCCGGCCCGGCCGCAGCGCCGCAGCCGGCTGTGCGACGGCGTGGAGTGGGACGGACGGCCGCGCTACCCGGCGACGGAGCGTCTGCTTGATTAA
- a CDS encoding ANTAR domain-containing response regulator codes for MSTPPPLRLLLVNDHAKTIASLRQALARAGYAVVAEVDGAAALLQAVERLRPDVVIVDTESPSRDTLEQLALLGEIAPHPVVMFADQGDLPTIEAAVHAGVAAYVVDQADAARLAPIIDLARARFAEDARLRQRLAAAEQQLAERKLIERAKGILMDKRRLSENDAYQALRRQAMREGLRVADLARQLIQAAELLG; via the coding sequence ATGTCCACGCCTCCGCCGCTGCGCCTGCTGCTGGTCAACGACCACGCCAAAACCATCGCCTCGCTGCGCCAGGCGCTGGCGCGCGCCGGCTACGCCGTCGTCGCCGAGGTGGACGGCGCCGCCGCGCTGCTGCAGGCGGTGGAGCGGCTGCGGCCGGACGTGGTGATCGTGGACACCGAATCCCCATCGCGCGACACCCTGGAGCAGTTGGCGCTGCTGGGCGAGATCGCGCCGCACCCGGTGGTGATGTTCGCCGACCAGGGCGACCTGCCCACCATAGAAGCCGCCGTCCACGCCGGCGTGGCGGCCTATGTGGTGGACCAGGCCGACGCGGCGCGGCTGGCGCCCATCATCGACCTGGCCCGCGCCCGCTTCGCCGAGGACGCCCGGCTGCGACAGCGGCTGGCGGCGGCGGAACAGCAGCTGGCCGAACGCAAGCTGATCGAGCGCGCCAAGGGCATTCTGATGGACAAGCGCCGGCTCAGCGAAAACGACGCCTACCAGGCGCTGCGCCGGCAGGCGATGCGCGAGGGCCTGCGCGTCGCCGATCTCGCCCGACAACTGATCCAGGCCGCCGAACTGCTAGGCTGA
- a CDS encoding glycoside hydrolase family 19 protein codes for MRKPFTALLLSLACQSVLAAPWNAGAVYQAGQQVQWQGQDWQAKWRTRAETPAANPRGSWTPAAAQATALAEPGQPQPPTLQQALQYEAALTDTPFFRNVKASIRTLPNAQVEQVTPGRAANPLNVRRVERLLPASKWEYYFSRRDASYSYQRFLQAIAKFPAICDDYGDGRDGDAICRHSLATMFAHFAQETGDHNRSDTVPEWRQGLKYLREMGCAETGPGCGYNTECADPVFNKVWTCGKNADGSWKKYFGRGAKQLSYNYNYGPFSQAMHDGDQSVLLKNPDLVASTWLNLSSATFFFVFPQPPKPSMLHVLDGTWAPNAADKAAGAGNNFATTIQIINAECGGGTERQAAQNRIDYYRQFAKDLGWDYGNEQLSCANMQRFSAASSAAYNIYWEKDWKWGNDYKCQLVNYQTPYSALQAGNYQRCVEDNWNVKLK; via the coding sequence ATGCGCAAACCCTTCACCGCCCTGCTGCTGAGCCTGGCCTGCCAGTCCGTTTTGGCCGCGCCCTGGAACGCCGGCGCCGTCTATCAGGCCGGACAGCAAGTCCAATGGCAAGGCCAGGACTGGCAGGCCAAATGGCGCACCCGCGCCGAAACGCCGGCCGCCAACCCCAGAGGCAGCTGGACGCCGGCGGCGGCCCAGGCCACGGCTTTGGCCGAACCGGGCCAGCCTCAGCCGCCCACGCTGCAGCAAGCGCTGCAATACGAAGCCGCCCTGACCGACACCCCCTTCTTCCGCAACGTCAAAGCCTCGATCCGCACCCTGCCCAACGCCCAGGTGGAACAGGTGACGCCCGGCCGCGCCGCCAACCCGCTGAACGTGCGCCGGGTGGAGCGCCTGCTGCCGGCGAGCAAGTGGGAGTATTACTTCTCCCGCCGCGACGCCAGCTACAGCTACCAGCGCTTCTTGCAGGCCATCGCCAAGTTCCCCGCCATCTGCGACGACTACGGCGACGGCCGCGACGGCGACGCCATCTGCCGCCACAGCCTGGCCACCATGTTCGCCCACTTCGCTCAGGAAACCGGCGACCACAACCGCAGCGACACGGTGCCGGAATGGCGGCAAGGTCTGAAATACCTGCGCGAAATGGGCTGCGCCGAAACCGGCCCCGGCTGCGGCTACAACACCGAATGCGCCGATCCGGTGTTCAACAAGGTGTGGACCTGCGGCAAGAACGCCGACGGCAGCTGGAAAAAGTACTTCGGCCGCGGCGCCAAGCAGCTGTCCTACAACTACAACTACGGCCCCTTCTCCCAAGCCATGCACGACGGCGACCAATCCGTGCTGCTGAAGAACCCGGACCTGGTGGCCTCCACCTGGCTCAACCTGAGCTCGGCCACCTTCTTCTTCGTCTTCCCGCAGCCGCCCAAGCCGTCGATGCTGCATGTGCTGGACGGCACTTGGGCGCCCAACGCCGCGGACAAGGCCGCCGGCGCCGGCAACAACTTCGCCACCACCATCCAGATCATCAACGCCGAGTGCGGCGGCGGCACCGAGCGCCAGGCGGCGCAGAACCGCATCGATTACTACCGCCAGTTCGCCAAGGACCTGGGCTGGGACTACGGCAACGAGCAGCTGTCCTGCGCCAATATGCAGCGCTTCAGCGCCGCCAGCTCCGCCGCCTACAACATCTATTGGGAAAAGGACTGGAAATGGGGCAATGACTACAAATGCCAGCTGGTGAACTACCAGACCCCGTACAGCGCGCTGCAAGCCGGCAACTACCAGCGCTGCGTCGAGGACAACTGGAACGTCAAACTCAAATGA